One Euphorbia lathyris chromosome 1, ddEupLath1.1, whole genome shotgun sequence DNA segment encodes these proteins:
- the LOC136233568 gene encoding tip elongation aberrant protein 1 isoform X1, with protein sequence MRWERLPLQQQGAQLPQGSNGPGKRWGHTCNSVNGGRFLYVFGGYGQDNCQTNQVHVFDTALQTWSQPVINGMLPTPRDSHSCTTVGDSLFVFGGTDGMNPLKDLHILNTSSHTWTSPIVRGEGPEAREGHSAALVGKRLFIFGGCGKSPNTGEEVYYNDLYIFNTETSVWKEAATSGIPPSSRDSHTCSSWKNKIIVIGGEDGHDYYLSDVHILDAETLVWKELSTTGQKLSPRAGHSTVAFGKNLFVFGGFTDAQNLYDDLYMLDIDTGVWTKIITTGIGPSARFSVAGDCLDPQMGGVLVFIGGCNKSLEALDDMYYLHTGLASLQDERRLEKLSLRKQLKLKCQEQNLSSPFHDKALVRIDAGANFHQTVPIYPQPSRENLVFDQMHLHQGKKSFQAKVTQSYPHGYTIETIIDGKPLRGIIFSNKPPPSEMDNQSNTRKRAGGETGNPMLNGDPNNLPKTSKTHKNDAVDHMQADNVHGKAIGSHESKAETDVATELKSLASVVPPHHEIPANPEPSVPPPLNLNDEMMSDAPNTDAEFLRESSTSAKDSISLSLNQEMGGQQQQLK encoded by the exons ATGAGGTGGGAGAGGCTCCCGCTACAACAGCAAGGAGCTCAACTACCACAAGGGAGTAATGGGCCAGGGAAAAGGTGGGGACATACCTGCAATTCTGTCAATGGTGGAAGATTCCTTTATGTTTTCGGTGGCTATGGTCAAGATAACTGCCAGACCAACCAAGTTCATGTCTTTGACACTG CCCTGCAGACTTGGAGCCAACCTGTGATAAATGGTATGCTACCGACTCCAAGGGACAGCCATAGCTGCACCACTGTTGGTGACAGTTTGTTTGTGTTTGGGGGCACAGATGGGATGAACCCTCTTAAGGATCTGCATATATTAAATACTT CATCACATACTTGGACATCTCCGATTGTAAGAGGAGAGGGACCAGAGGCACGGGAAGGTCATAGTGCAGCTCTTGTAGGTAAACGTCTTTTCATATTTGGTGGCTGTGGAAAATCGCCAAACACTGGCGAGGAGGTGTATTACAATGACCTTTACATATTTAATACAG AGACATCTGTGTGGAAAGAAGCTGCAACATCTGGCATTCCACCTTCTTCACGTGATAGTCATACATGCTCCTCTTGGAAGAACAAAATTATTGTTATTGGTGGTGAAGATGGACATGATTATTATTTGTCTGATGTACACATCCTAGATGCAG AAACTCTTGTATGGAAGGAGCTCAGCACGACAGGCCAGAAGCTGTCTCCTCGAGCTGGTCATTCTACTGTTGCTTTTGGCAAGAACTTATTTGTTTTTGGGGGATTTACAGATGCACAAAATCTTTATGATGATCTGTATATGCTTGACATTG ATACTGGTGTATGGACAAAGATAATAACTACTGGAATTGGACCTTCTGCAAGATTTTCTGTTGCTGGGGATTGTTTAGATCCACAGATGGGTGGTGTACTTGTGTTCATAGGTGGTTGCAATAAGAGTCTTGAGGCACTGGATGACATGTATTACTTGCACACAG GACTTGCAAGCCTACAAGATGAACGGCGGCTAGAAAAGCTATCCTTGAGAAAGCAATTGAAGCTAAAGTGTCAAGAGCAAAATCTTAGTTCCCCTTTTCATGATAAAGCTTTGGTTAGAATTGACGCAGGTGCCAACTTCCATCAAACTGTGCCTATTTATCCTCAACCAA GTAGAGAGAACTTGGTATTTGACCAAATGCATCTTCATCAAGGGAAGAAGTCCTTCCAGGCGAAGGTTACTCAAAGCTACCCACATGGATATACCATAGAAACCATTATTGATGGAAAGCCTCTACGTGGcataatattttccaacaagcCACCTCCCTCTGAGATGGATAATCAAAGTAATACTAG GAAAAGAGCTGGTGGGGAAACTGGTAATCCTATGTTGAATGGTGACCCCAATAACCTACCGAAAACTTCAAAAACCCACAAGAATGATGCTGTTGATCACATGCAAGCAGATAATGTTCATGGAAAGGCGATTGGATCACATGAATCCAAGGCAGAAACTGATGTTGCTACAGAGTTAAAGAGTCTTGCTTCTGTTGTCCCTCCGCACCATGAG ATACCTGCAAACCCAGAACCATCTGTACCTCCTCCTCTAAATTTAAACGATGAAATGATGAGTGATGCACCAAACACTGATGCTGAATTTCTGAGAGAGAGTTCTACATCAGCCAAGGACTCTATCTCTTTGTCCCTAAATCAAG AGATGGGAGGACAGCAGCAGCAGTTAAAGTAG
- the LOC136233568 gene encoding uncharacterized protein isoform X2, producing MLPTPRDSHSCTTVGDSLFVFGGTDGMNPLKDLHILNTSSHTWTSPIVRGEGPEAREGHSAALVGKRLFIFGGCGKSPNTGEEVYYNDLYIFNTETSVWKEAATSGIPPSSRDSHTCSSWKNKIIVIGGEDGHDYYLSDVHILDAETLVWKELSTTGQKLSPRAGHSTVAFGKNLFVFGGFTDAQNLYDDLYMLDIDTGVWTKIITTGIGPSARFSVAGDCLDPQMGGVLVFIGGCNKSLEALDDMYYLHTGLASLQDERRLEKLSLRKQLKLKCQEQNLSSPFHDKALVRIDAGANFHQTVPIYPQPSRENLVFDQMHLHQGKKSFQAKVTQSYPHGYTIETIIDGKPLRGIIFSNKPPPSEMDNQSNTRKRAGGETGNPMLNGDPNNLPKTSKTHKNDAVDHMQADNVHGKAIGSHESKAETDVATELKSLASVVPPHHEIPANPEPSVPPPLNLNDEMMSDAPNTDAEFLRESSTSAKDSISLSLNQEMGGQQQQLK from the exons ATGCTACCGACTCCAAGGGACAGCCATAGCTGCACCACTGTTGGTGACAGTTTGTTTGTGTTTGGGGGCACAGATGGGATGAACCCTCTTAAGGATCTGCATATATTAAATACTT CATCACATACTTGGACATCTCCGATTGTAAGAGGAGAGGGACCAGAGGCACGGGAAGGTCATAGTGCAGCTCTTGTAGGTAAACGTCTTTTCATATTTGGTGGCTGTGGAAAATCGCCAAACACTGGCGAGGAGGTGTATTACAATGACCTTTACATATTTAATACAG AGACATCTGTGTGGAAAGAAGCTGCAACATCTGGCATTCCACCTTCTTCACGTGATAGTCATACATGCTCCTCTTGGAAGAACAAAATTATTGTTATTGGTGGTGAAGATGGACATGATTATTATTTGTCTGATGTACACATCCTAGATGCAG AAACTCTTGTATGGAAGGAGCTCAGCACGACAGGCCAGAAGCTGTCTCCTCGAGCTGGTCATTCTACTGTTGCTTTTGGCAAGAACTTATTTGTTTTTGGGGGATTTACAGATGCACAAAATCTTTATGATGATCTGTATATGCTTGACATTG ATACTGGTGTATGGACAAAGATAATAACTACTGGAATTGGACCTTCTGCAAGATTTTCTGTTGCTGGGGATTGTTTAGATCCACAGATGGGTGGTGTACTTGTGTTCATAGGTGGTTGCAATAAGAGTCTTGAGGCACTGGATGACATGTATTACTTGCACACAG GACTTGCAAGCCTACAAGATGAACGGCGGCTAGAAAAGCTATCCTTGAGAAAGCAATTGAAGCTAAAGTGTCAAGAGCAAAATCTTAGTTCCCCTTTTCATGATAAAGCTTTGGTTAGAATTGACGCAGGTGCCAACTTCCATCAAACTGTGCCTATTTATCCTCAACCAA GTAGAGAGAACTTGGTATTTGACCAAATGCATCTTCATCAAGGGAAGAAGTCCTTCCAGGCGAAGGTTACTCAAAGCTACCCACATGGATATACCATAGAAACCATTATTGATGGAAAGCCTCTACGTGGcataatattttccaacaagcCACCTCCCTCTGAGATGGATAATCAAAGTAATACTAG GAAAAGAGCTGGTGGGGAAACTGGTAATCCTATGTTGAATGGTGACCCCAATAACCTACCGAAAACTTCAAAAACCCACAAGAATGATGCTGTTGATCACATGCAAGCAGATAATGTTCATGGAAAGGCGATTGGATCACATGAATCCAAGGCAGAAACTGATGTTGCTACAGAGTTAAAGAGTCTTGCTTCTGTTGTCCCTCCGCACCATGAG ATACCTGCAAACCCAGAACCATCTGTACCTCCTCCTCTAAATTTAAACGATGAAATGATGAGTGATGCACCAAACACTGATGCTGAATTTCTGAGAGAGAGTTCTACATCAGCCAAGGACTCTATCTCTTTGTCCCTAAATCAAG AGATGGGAGGACAGCAGCAGCAGTTAAAGTAG